A stretch of the Microscilla marina ATCC 23134 genome encodes the following:
- a CDS encoding VWA domain-containing protein, translated as MLNDIVTSTWEWMSPEWFLPNTLLSFEWENELYAYLALATPLVFVLRWLIHLRLRQKVEVAFSEEQMQSSRVKWLRFVPSLILLQAMICIMVALARPQRTNEEIIQTSEGIDILLTLDISESMLIEDFTPNRLEAAKLVAKNFVHGRKYDRIGLVIFSGEAYSVSPLTTDYKLLKRYIEDIREDMIQENGTAIGSALGMGTIRMQESASRSKVVILISDGDNTAGNLDPITASRLATAHNIKIYTILVGRSGKVPYGRDMFGQPQYVNNTVDESVLREIAKIGEGKFYRASDNQALKNVFAEINRLEKTEIIENRFKSIKDYYYVYLTWGLIFIVLWLALKSSFMSNVLED; from the coding sequence ATGCTTAATGATATAGTGACGAGTACCTGGGAGTGGATGTCCCCGGAATGGTTTTTACCCAATACTTTGCTCAGTTTTGAGTGGGAAAATGAGCTATACGCTTACTTGGCGCTTGCCACTCCACTTGTTTTTGTGCTTCGTTGGCTTATCCATTTACGTCTTCGGCAAAAAGTAGAGGTGGCCTTCTCGGAAGAACAAATGCAGTCGAGCAGGGTAAAATGGTTGCGTTTTGTCCCCTCTCTTATCCTGTTGCAGGCAATGATCTGCATTATGGTAGCGCTTGCCCGCCCCCAACGTACCAACGAAGAAATTATCCAAACTTCTGAAGGAATCGACATTTTGCTCACGCTTGACATTTCAGAGTCTATGCTGATCGAAGACTTTACCCCCAACCGATTGGAAGCGGCCAAGTTAGTAGCAAAAAACTTCGTGCATGGGCGCAAATATGACCGAATTGGACTGGTTATTTTCTCAGGAGAGGCTTACTCTGTGTCGCCGCTCACTACCGACTACAAACTACTCAAACGATACATAGAAGACATTCGCGAAGATATGATCCAAGAAAATGGTACCGCCATTGGTAGCGCCCTGGGTATGGGCACCATCCGCATGCAAGAGTCTGCTTCACGCTCTAAAGTAGTAATTTTGATAAGCGATGGCGACAATACAGCGGGCAACCTTGACCCCATTACAGCCTCCAGGCTTGCCACCGCACACAACATTAAAATTTACACTATTTTGGTGGGCAGAAGCGGTAAAGTGCCTTATGGCAGAGATATGTTTGGACAACCCCAGTATGTAAACAACACTGTAGATGAATCGGTATTGCGGGAAATTGCCAAAATAGGCGAAGGCAAGTTTTACCGGGCTTCAGACAACCAGGCATTGAAAAATGTTTTTGCTGAAATTAACCGCCTCGAAAAGACCGAAATCATAGAAAACCGCTTCAAAAGTATCAAAGATTATTATTATGTATACCTCACCTGGGGGCTCATCTTTATTGTACTTTGGCTTGCCCTCAAAAGCTCTTTTATGAGCAATGTACTGGAAGATTAA
- a CDS encoding alpha/beta fold hydrolase: protein MNNPALIQFTIDHEITIAAEAWGNPQAKPVILLHGGGQTRHSWGETAQLLAEQGWYAVAYDARGHGKSSWAAKEENYDLELMVQDLKMIAAQLKGKPILVGASMGGLTAMLAQGESEEVFTSAVILVDVAPRIEQKGVERIFKFMSANMEQGFANLDEAADAVAAYMPHRPRPKTLSRLEKNLRKKEDGRYYWHWDPKIMRHWMRTNPDKVLKDTQRMYAAANQLSVPTLIVRGGMSDVVSEQVMAEFLDKVPHAQSVDVSGAGHMVAGDSNHAFSKAVIQFLNDVYSV, encoded by the coding sequence ATGAACAACCCTGCACTTATTCAGTTTACCATTGACCATGAAATAACTATAGCTGCCGAAGCCTGGGGCAACCCACAAGCCAAACCTGTGATACTACTACACGGCGGTGGACAAACCCGGCATTCGTGGGGAGAAACTGCCCAGTTACTTGCCGAGCAAGGTTGGTACGCTGTAGCTTACGACGCCCGTGGACATGGTAAAAGCAGTTGGGCTGCCAAAGAAGAAAACTATGACCTGGAGCTGATGGTACAAGATTTAAAAATGATTGCAGCCCAACTAAAGGGTAAACCTATACTGGTGGGCGCCTCTATGGGTGGGCTTACAGCTATGCTGGCACAGGGCGAATCGGAGGAGGTGTTTACTTCTGCAGTTATTCTGGTAGATGTGGCTCCACGTATAGAGCAAAAAGGGGTAGAACGTATCTTTAAGTTTATGAGTGCCAACATGGAACAGGGGTTTGCCAACCTTGACGAGGCTGCTGATGCAGTCGCAGCTTATATGCCTCATCGCCCTCGTCCCAAGACTTTGTCAAGACTGGAAAAAAACCTGCGTAAAAAAGAGGATGGACGGTATTACTGGCATTGGGACCCTAAAATTATGCGTCATTGGATGCGTACCAACCCTGACAAGGTGCTGAAAGACACCCAAAGAATGTACGCTGCCGCCAATCAGCTAAGTGTACCCACCCTAATAGTACGCGGAGGCATGAGCGATGTAGTAAGTGAGCAAGTCATGGCAGAATTTTTAGACAAAGTTCCTCACGCCCAAAGTGTAGATGTATCGGGTGCTGGACACATGGTGGCAG